The following coding sequences lie in one Streptococcus suis genomic window:
- a CDS encoding 50S ribosomal protein L20, whose protein sequence is MARVKGGVVSRKRRKRILKLAKGYYGAKHLLFRTAKEQVMNSYYYAYRDRRQKKRDFRKLWITRINAAARMNGLSYSQLMHGLKLAEIEVNRKMLADLAVNDAAAFTALADAAKAKLAK, encoded by the coding sequence ATGGCACGTGTTAAAGGTGGCGTTGTTTCTCGTAAACGCCGTAAACGTATTTTAAAATTAGCTAAAGGTTACTATGGAGCTAAACATCTCTTGTTCCGCACTGCGAAAGAACAAGTAATGAACTCTTACTACTATGCATACCGTGACCGCCGTCAGAAGAAACGTGATTTCCGTAAATTGTGGATCACTCGTATCAACGCGGCTGCTCGCATGAACGGTTTGTCATACTCACAATTGATGCACGGTTTGAAATTGGCAGAAATCGAAGTAAACCGCAAAATGCTTGCTGACTTGGCAGTAAACGATGCAGCAGCTTTCACAGCTCTTGCAGATGCTGCTAAAGCAAAGCTTGCTAAATAA
- a CDS encoding 50S ribosomal protein L35 encodes MPKQKTHRASAKRFKRTGSGGLKRFRAYTSHRFHGKTKKQRRHLRKAGMVHAGDFKRIKSMLTQMR; translated from the coding sequence ATGCCAAAACAAAAAACTCACCGCGCATCAGCTAAACGTTTCAAACGTACAGGTTCTGGTGGATTGAAACGCTTCCGCGCTTATACTTCACACCGTTTCCACGGTAAAACTAAAAAACAACGTCGTCACCTTCGTAAAGCAGGTATGGTACATGCTGGTGACTTCAAGCGTATCAAGTCAATGCTTACTCAAATGCGCTAA
- a CDS encoding translation initiation factor IF-3, with amino-acid sequence MFINDEIRVREVRLIGLEGEQLGIKPLNEAQAIADSANVDLVLIQPQAKPPVAKIMDYGKFKFEYQKKQKEQRKKQSVVTVKEVRLSPVIDKGDFETKLRHARKFLEKGNKVKVSIRFKGRMITHKEVGAKVLAEFAEATQDIAIIEQRAKMDGRQMFMQLAPASDKK; translated from the coding sequence TTGTTCATCAATGATGAAATTCGAGTGCGTGAAGTTCGTCTTATCGGTCTTGAGGGTGAACAGTTGGGAATCAAACCGCTCAATGAGGCTCAGGCCATTGCTGATAGCGCCAACGTGGATTTAGTATTGATTCAACCGCAAGCTAAACCACCAGTAGCGAAAATTATGGACTACGGTAAGTTCAAATTTGAATATCAGAAGAAACAGAAAGAACAACGCAAAAAACAAAGTGTTGTCACTGTAAAAGAAGTGCGTCTAAGTCCAGTTATTGATAAAGGGGACTTCGAGACAAAACTTCGTCATGCCCGTAAATTCCTTGAAAAAGGAAATAAGGTTAAGGTTTCGATCCGTTTCAAGGGTCGTATGATTACCCACAAAGAAGTTGGAGCGAAAGTATTAGCTGAGTTCGCTGAAGCAACCCAAGATATTGCCATTATCGAACAACGCGCTAAGATGGACGGACGTCAAATGTTTATGCAATTGGCCCCAGCTTCAGATAAAAAATAA
- a CDS encoding (d)CMP kinase gives MKSIQIAIDGPASSGKSTVAKIIAKNFGYTYLDTGAMYRSATYLALTNGIEVTDQNRIVALLAQYPIRFGRDENGQQLVFVGDEDVTLPIRDNQVTNNVSAVAALPLVREELVRLQQEIAQAGGIVMDGRDIGTVVLPQAELKIFLIASVEERAMRRFKENTERGIETDLEILKEEIAARDLKDSTREVSPLKAADDAITFDTTGVSIEGVVKFISEKAKEILDK, from the coding sequence ATGAAATCAATTCAAATTGCAATTGACGGTCCAGCTTCAAGTGGAAAGTCAACGGTTGCTAAAATTATTGCTAAAAATTTTGGATATACTTACTTAGATACAGGAGCTATGTATCGCTCGGCTACCTATCTAGCCTTGACAAACGGCATAGAGGTCACAGATCAAAATAGAATCGTGGCCTTGCTTGCTCAGTATCCTATTCGATTTGGGCGTGATGAAAATGGCCAACAATTAGTTTTTGTGGGTGATGAAGATGTCACTTTACCAATTCGTGATAACCAAGTTACAAATAATGTATCGGCAGTAGCAGCACTTCCTCTAGTACGGGAAGAATTGGTACGACTGCAACAGGAAATTGCCCAGGCTGGTGGTATTGTCATGGATGGTCGCGATATTGGAACAGTTGTTTTACCACAGGCAGAACTCAAGATTTTCCTGATTGCTTCAGTGGAAGAGCGTGCCATGCGTCGTTTTAAGGAAAATACGGAACGTGGCATCGAGACAGACTTGGAAATCTTGAAAGAGGAGATTGCAGCTCGTGACCTGAAAGACAGTACTCGGGAGGTTTCACCTTTGAAAGCTGCTGACGATGCCATCACATTTGATACAACAGGAGTATCCATCGAAGGTGTAGTGAAATTTATTTCCGAAAAAGCGAAAGAAATTCTTGACAAGTAG
- a CDS encoding LysM domain-containing protein — MSQEPWNEEVYQTETVSRKERLNKGVASTTVFTVLAIIFFVIVLIIGIMAVYLSIGGGSKTDSTKEFYTPSTTTVVAESSSSAAETQESTSTDTTETETSSSLAEATDGSTLTVQAGEGVGQLAARGGISIAELERLNPEKMTTGSWLAHPGDVVRIR; from the coding sequence ATGTCACAAGAGCCATGGAATGAAGAAGTTTATCAAACAGAAACAGTTAGTCGAAAAGAACGTCTAAACAAGGGAGTAGCAAGTACAACAGTATTTACAGTCTTGGCAATTATTTTCTTTGTTATCGTACTGATTATTGGAATTATGGCTGTCTATCTCTCAATCGGTGGCGGTAGTAAAACAGATTCAACAAAAGAATTTTATACCCCAAGCACTACAACAGTCGTAGCAGAGAGCTCTTCATCGGCTGCTGAGACACAAGAATCTACTTCGACTGACACGACAGAAACAGAAACAAGTTCCAGTCTAGCAGAAGCTACGGATGGCTCTACCCTTACTGTTCAAGCAGGTGAAGGTGTTGGACAATTAGCCGCACGTGGCGGGATTTCAATTGCTGAGTTAGAGCGATTAAATCCAGAGAAAATGACCACAGGGTCTTGGCTTGCGCATCCAGGTGATGTAGTCCGTATTAGATAA
- a CDS encoding ferredoxin → MKIKLIPERCIACGLCQTYSSIFDYDDDGIVVFSDDSQFEKTIEPNPDILKAIKSCPTKAISAD, encoded by the coding sequence ATGAAAATAAAACTTATTCCTGAACGGTGCATTGCCTGCGGGCTCTGCCAAACTTATTCATCTATATTCGATTATGATGACGACGGTATCGTTGTTTTTTCAGACGACTCACAATTTGAGAAAACGATTGAACCCAATCCAGATATTCTCAAAGCCATCAAATCCTGTCCTACAAAAGCCATTTCAGCGGATTGA
- a CDS encoding glycerophosphodiester phosphodiesterase yields MCLLVGYKHFSLLRDGYIPLNTVLEKQSFKKTSAGQYEKKIGDLSYSLLIDTDKNRVTKAGYQFDISNNIQHFLWMDYLSADKIEEIFNLQVSLNGIFVDVQNIEFSQHQWIEKFPNLIAHAGGTYREKSYNTFYTNSLEALQQNYSMGHRVFEMDFYLTSDGKMAAVHDWDQFGYMNGVALSSDEWKNFQTFGSPVTDSRFTTMLIGDVLDQMLINKDMFLVTDTKSFEVSEEEVIHQLTEIYNEAMKRSPELLSRIIPQIYNQTMYTTLKKVYDFSNVIYTLYASPDSPEQVIEFVANNPSIKVVTIPLNHGGYFNSEFFNNLHALDKKIYTHTIHTYDELTKYSALGIDGFYTGLLLPSDMERLSSLR; encoded by the coding sequence ATGTGTTTACTGGTTGGCTACAAGCATTTTTCTTTGTTGCGAGACGGTTATATTCCATTGAATACGGTTTTAGAAAAACAATCATTTAAAAAAACTTCTGCTGGGCAGTATGAGAAAAAAATCGGTGATTTATCATACTCCTTGCTGATTGATACAGATAAAAACAGAGTGACAAAAGCAGGTTATCAATTTGATATTAGCAATAATATTCAGCATTTTTTATGGATGGACTATCTGTCAGCAGATAAGATTGAGGAAATATTCAATTTGCAAGTCTCTCTTAATGGAATTTTTGTGGATGTTCAAAATATTGAATTTTCACAACATCAGTGGATAGAAAAATTTCCAAATCTTATTGCTCATGCTGGTGGTACTTATCGTGAAAAGTCCTACAATACTTTTTATACGAACTCTTTAGAAGCGTTACAACAAAACTATTCTATGGGTCACCGAGTATTTGAAATGGATTTCTATTTAACTAGTGATGGGAAGATGGCAGCTGTCCACGATTGGGACCAATTCGGCTATATGAATGGTGTAGCTTTGAGCTCAGATGAATGGAAAAATTTTCAAACTTTTGGATCACCAGTCACTGATTCACGTTTTACAACGATGCTTATTGGTGATGTGTTAGATCAAATGCTGATTAATAAGGATATGTTCTTAGTGACGGATACTAAATCTTTTGAAGTTTCAGAAGAAGAGGTAATCCATCAGCTTACTGAAATTTATAATGAAGCAATGAAACGAAGCCCTGAATTACTAAGTCGTATTATCCCACAAATTTACAATCAAACGATGTATACTACCCTAAAAAAAGTTTATGATTTCTCGAATGTTATCTACACGCTATATGCCTCGCCCGATAGTCCGGAACAGGTTATTGAATTTGTGGCTAATAATCCATCTATTAAAGTGGTTACTATTCCTTTGAATCATGGTGGATATTTTAATTCAGAATTTTTTAATAACCTTCATGCTTTAGATAAAAAAATCTATACCCATACCATTCACACATATGATGAATTGACGAAATACTCTGCGCTTGGAATTGATGGTTTTTATACCGGTCTATTATTACCAAGTGATATGGAGAGATTATCGAGTTTGAGGTAA
- a CDS encoding glycosyl transferase has translation MQNNHTFVICAYGDSKYLEECIHSLKQQTLQSQLILYTSTPSEYIEQICQKNAIVMHTAQGGGIGKDWNLALSFVTTPYATIAHQDDIYLPDYCEKIMSQMTEETLIAYSDYQEVKEGEVIALTSNLKIKQLMLRTMAMFPKWKFWRNRVLAFGNPISCPAVTYNLKKLNDFKFNEEMKVSLDWFAWYQIAQKNGSFTFVDESLMYHRIHEESETTNSIENNIRTQEDYEMYLLFWPEFIAKFLLRYYVKSQETNGGNNGEK, from the coding sequence ATGCAGAATAATCATACCTTTGTTATCTGTGCTTATGGAGATAGTAAGTATCTAGAAGAATGCATCCATTCGTTAAAGCAGCAAACACTTCAATCACAACTTATCCTATACACTAGTACTCCGAGTGAATATATAGAACAAATTTGCCAAAAGAATGCAATCGTAATGCATACCGCACAAGGAGGAGGTATTGGAAAAGATTGGAATTTGGCACTCTCTTTTGTAACAACCCCTTATGCTACAATTGCTCATCAAGATGATATTTATTTACCAGACTATTGTGAAAAAATAATGTCTCAGATGACAGAGGAAACGTTGATTGCTTATTCAGATTACCAGGAAGTGAAAGAGGGTGAGGTCATTGCCCTAACTTCAAATTTGAAAATCAAGCAACTCATGTTACGGACAATGGCCATGTTTCCCAAATGGAAGTTTTGGCGGAATAGGGTTTTAGCCTTTGGTAATCCAATTTCTTGTCCAGCTGTGACCTATAATTTGAAGAAACTGAATGATTTCAAGTTTAATGAAGAAATGAAAGTTTCTCTTGATTGGTTTGCTTGGTATCAGATTGCACAAAAAAATGGGAGCTTTACCTTTGTAGATGAGAGTTTGATGTATCATCGTATCCATGAGGAATCTGAGACGACAAATAGCATTGAAAACAATATTCGTACACAAGAAGACTATGAAATGTATTTGTTGTTCTGGCCAGAGTTTATTGCCAAATTTCTCTTGAGATACTATGTTAAGAGTCAAGAAACGAATGGAGGAAACAATGGGGAGAAATAA
- a CDS encoding DUF2304 domain-containing protein: protein MTIQALAMFLASLVFLYFIFRNINKNKILFEHAFMWIVIGFGLIVFALFDVIPIKLAYLFGFGLTSNFLLSVAIFVLLVIGFLHSMALSQQKQQIKNLIQEVSMTKKRISELEESDAE, encoded by the coding sequence ATGACCATACAAGCATTAGCTATGTTTCTTGCCTCACTAGTTTTTTTGTATTTTATTTTTAGGAATATTAATAAAAATAAGATCTTATTCGAACATGCCTTTATGTGGATTGTTATTGGCTTCGGACTGATTGTTTTTGCGCTCTTTGATGTTATTCCTATTAAACTGGCTTACTTATTCGGGTTTGGTCTGACTTCCAATTTCTTGTTATCTGTGGCAATCTTTGTTCTCTTGGTGATTGGATTTTTGCATAGTATGGCTTTATCTCAACAAAAGCAGCAGATTAAAAATTTAATTCAAGAAGTATCAATGACTAAAAAAAGAATATCTGAGTTGGAGGAATCTGATGCAGAATAA
- a CDS encoding glycosyl transferase family 2 produces MKVLMIIPAYNEEESILQTVQGIIDYRNSVNFQLDYVVINDGSTDHTKEILIQNKLNAVHLVQNLGIGGAVQTGYKYALDNDYDVAVQFDGDGQHDIRSLNSLIQPIVVGQADMVIGSRFVGDTLSEFQTSFMRRFGIGVISNMIKLTTGNRIWDTTSGYRLGNRKVIAQFAKRYPIKYPEPESTVHLLKQNFQVVEAPANMFERAGGVSSITPLKSIRYMVEVCSSILIASLMKEGE; encoded by the coding sequence ATGAAAGTATTAATGATTATCCCTGCCTACAATGAAGAAGAAAGTATCCTTCAAACTGTTCAGGGAATTATAGATTATAGAAATAGTGTGAATTTCCAATTGGATTATGTTGTCATTAATGATGGCTCAACAGATCACACGAAAGAAATTTTGATTCAAAATAAATTAAATGCTGTTCACCTAGTACAAAATTTAGGCATTGGTGGAGCTGTTCAGACGGGATATAAATATGCCTTGGACAATGACTATGATGTAGCAGTTCAATTTGATGGTGATGGTCAGCATGACATTCGTTCATTAAATAGCTTAATTCAGCCAATCGTAGTTGGTCAGGCTGATATGGTGATTGGCTCACGCTTTGTTGGTGATACTTTGTCGGAATTTCAAACTAGCTTTATGAGGCGTTTTGGAATAGGTGTTATTTCAAATATGATTAAATTAACAACTGGAAACCGAATTTGGGATACTACATCAGGTTATCGTTTGGGAAATAGAAAAGTGATTGCACAATTTGCAAAACGATACCCAATTAAATATCCGGAACCGGAATCAACTGTTCATTTACTAAAGCAAAATTTCCAAGTAGTAGAAGCACCGGCAAATATGTTTGAAAGAGCGGGAGGGGTTTCATCCATAACACCTCTAAAATCAATTCGTTATATGGTTGAGGTTTGTTCATCAATCTTGATTGCATCATTAATGAAGGAGGGAGAATAA
- a CDS encoding glycosyl transferase family 1, which translates to MKRILFISPTTSMDNGAEKSIYYLMKYLIQLGHTVINVTHAIGGEPQDKHEQLYKMVGVKNYYLPTIKWWWPDAPGGEILNREEATSYYRQNVQDIAEIIEQNEIDLVISNTVNVFQGAIAASCQKVPHFWLIHEFPKNEFAYYADKIDFIEEYSSELFSVTGELNNFLTPLFNKKVHSFISYTEQETKVLKKGNQVRIVSVGRLTEGKNQLELIKAYKTLNRLDIELVFIGGWDSKYKAICDEYIHENKLQKNVKFLGNLDNPWEEVTDRDICVFPSSMETFGLVYVEAILRGLPVILSDNLGHLTAFEIFSAGQIYKLGDIEELVTKLEQVIESFRNFSDRARLDVERLRTLYTPEVAYKEILDGINHLEYTGHQNTNLSHIKELLTLNMRPTRLERYARLISNMATKIRHKLRL; encoded by the coding sequence ATGAAACGTATTTTGTTTATTTCTCCTACGACTAGTATGGATAATGGTGCGGAGAAGTCTATTTATTATCTAATGAAGTACCTTATTCAACTGGGACACACAGTTATAAATGTTACTCATGCAATAGGAGGGGAACCACAAGATAAGCATGAGCAACTTTATAAAATGGTAGGGGTTAAGAATTACTATTTGCCAACTATTAAGTGGTGGTGGCCGGATGCACCAGGTGGAGAAATCCTTAATAGAGAAGAGGCTACAAGCTACTATCGCCAGAATGTTCAAGACATAGCTGAAATTATTGAGCAAAATGAGATAGACTTGGTTATTTCAAATACTGTTAATGTTTTTCAAGGAGCAATTGCTGCCTCATGTCAAAAGGTTCCCCATTTCTGGCTAATTCATGAATTTCCTAAAAATGAGTTTGCCTATTATGCTGATAAAATTGACTTCATAGAAGAGTATTCTTCAGAATTATTTAGTGTGACTGGAGAGTTAAATAATTTTTTAACACCACTATTTAATAAGAAAGTCCATTCGTTTATTTCTTATACTGAGCAAGAAACAAAAGTTTTAAAAAAAGGCAATCAAGTTAGAATTGTTTCTGTTGGTCGATTAACAGAAGGAAAAAATCAACTAGAACTAATAAAAGCATATAAGACACTAAATAGATTAGATATTGAATTGGTTTTTATTGGAGGATGGGATAGTAAATACAAAGCTATTTGTGATGAATATATCCATGAAAATAAATTACAGAAAAATGTTAAATTTTTAGGTAACTTAGATAATCCTTGGGAAGAAGTAACTGATAGAGATATCTGTGTTTTCCCTTCATCTATGGAAACTTTTGGCTTAGTCTATGTTGAAGCAATCTTAAGAGGGCTTCCAGTAATTCTATCAGATAATTTGGGACATTTGACGGCATTTGAAATATTCTCAGCAGGTCAAATTTATAAATTGGGCGATATAGAAGAGTTGGTGACTAAGTTAGAGCAAGTGATTGAATCCTTTAGAAATTTTTCAGATAGGGCTCGGCTTGATGTGGAACGTTTACGTACTCTATATACACCGGAAGTTGCCTATAAAGAAATACTGGACGGCATCAATCACTTAGAATATACTGGACACCAAAATACAAATTTAAGTCACATAAAAGAGTTACTGACTTTAAATATGCGTCCAACAAGATTGGAGCGTTATGCAAGATTGATTAGCAATATGGCGACAAAAATCAGACATAAACTTCGACTTTGA